The following coding sequences lie in one Rhizobium leguminosarum genomic window:
- a CDS encoding DUF1254 domain-containing protein, producing the protein MRKTIFALLILSAATTTAAALTSEELASRTVERRAVEAVIWGIPAVNYDLMLQEMLTKTKGKVNQILYWSRPLDWHNQTLTPNPDAIYLMAFTDTKSVGPVVIEVPPAEGGSINGNIVNVWQMALEDAGPSGADQGKGGKYLVLPPGYKDKVPDGYIPLQSDTFGGYALLRSNLASHSDADIAKSVEYAKRLKVYPLSEAGNPPETVFTDAKDVVFDSTIKYDESFFKSLDRVVQYEPWLSRDRAIIDQLRSLGIEKGKTFSPPPAVAKQLEAGVKEGKEWLAEKYDSGLVPFYDNSRWNFAANPELVKSAQAGYDKPEAYPVDLRGVAYSYAFVGLKRLGTGQFYLISIKDKAGHDFDGSQTYRLSVPADVPVQQYWSLTAYDRETHALIRNMDRASRSSQIADLKKNKDGSVDVFLGPKVPRGEEANWIPTDPERKFEVMFRLYAPTKALFDKSWVLPDLERVR; encoded by the coding sequence ATGCGTAAAACGATCTTCGCGCTTCTTATTCTCTCGGCCGCGACAACCACCGCGGCAGCGCTCACTTCTGAGGAGCTGGCGTCCCGCACGGTCGAGCGGCGCGCCGTCGAGGCCGTCATCTGGGGCATCCCGGCGGTCAACTACGACCTGATGCTCCAGGAGATGCTGACCAAGACGAAGGGCAAGGTGAACCAGATCCTCTACTGGTCGCGGCCGCTCGACTGGCACAACCAGACCCTGACGCCCAATCCCGACGCGATCTATCTGATGGCATTCACCGACACCAAGAGCGTGGGTCCCGTCGTGATCGAGGTTCCGCCGGCCGAGGGGGGCTCGATCAACGGCAACATCGTCAACGTCTGGCAGATGGCCCTCGAGGACGCCGGGCCATCGGGCGCCGATCAGGGCAAGGGCGGCAAATATCTTGTGCTTCCGCCGGGGTACAAGGACAAGGTCCCGGATGGGTACATCCCGCTCCAGTCCGACACCTTCGGCGGATACGCGCTTCTGCGATCGAACCTTGCCAGCCATAGCGACGCCGACATTGCCAAGTCCGTCGAATACGCCAAGCGACTGAAGGTCTATCCACTGTCGGAGGCCGGCAACCCGCCCGAGACGGTCTTCACCGACGCCAAGGACGTCGTCTTCGATTCCACCATCAAATACGACGAAAGTTTCTTCAAGTCGCTCGACCGGGTGGTGCAGTACGAACCGTGGCTATCGCGCGACCGGGCGATCATCGACCAACTCCGGTCGCTCGGCATCGAGAAGGGCAAGACATTCTCCCCGCCGCCGGCGGTTGCGAAACAGCTCGAAGCAGGCGTGAAGGAGGGCAAGGAGTGGCTCGCGGAGAAGTACGATAGTGGGCTGGTCCCCTTCTACGACAACAGCCGATGGAACTTCGCGGCCAACCCCGAACTCGTGAAGAGCGCCCAGGCCGGATATGACAAACCCGAAGCCTATCCGGTCGATCTGCGCGGCGTCGCCTATAGCTACGCCTTCGTCGGCCTGAAACGGCTGGGAACCGGGCAATTCTACCTGATCTCCATCAAGGACAAGGCCGGTCATGACTTCGATGGGTCGCAAACCTATCGCCTGAGCGTGCCAGCCGACGTGCCCGTTCAGCAATACTGGTCGCTGACCGCTTACGACCGCGAGACCCATGCGCTCATTCGCAACATGGACCGCGCCAGCCGTTCGTCGCAGATCGCCGATCTCAAGAAGAACAAGGACGGCTCCGTCGACGTCTTCCTCGGTCCGAAGGTCCCGAGAGGGGAGGAGGCGAACTGGATCCCGACCGATCCCGAGCGGAAGTTCGAAGTCATGTTCCGTCTTTACGCGCCGACCAAGGCATTGTTCGACAAGAGCTGGGTGCTCCCGGATCTCGAGCGGGTGCGCTAG